Proteins from one Monodelphis domestica isolate mMonDom1 chromosome 6, mMonDom1.pri, whole genome shotgun sequence genomic window:
- the LOC100618174 gene encoding olfactory receptor 1013-like, translating to MEKFNHTVTEFILVGFTQDPVMQLVLFFLFLMVYSVTVVGNITLMVLIWTDSRLHTPMYFFIGNLSFLDLWYSTVYTPKIMVNCVSEDKSISFAGCVAQFFFSGGLAYSECYLLAAMAYDRYMAISKPLLYAQVMTGGICVGLVAASYLGAFVICGIFTHKTFTMTFCGDNVINDFFCDLPPLVKLACDVKANYQILLYFVLASNVLTPIVFILASYLFIILAILRIRSTQGQLKAFSTCSSHLISVTLYFGSILYIYYRPSSSYSLQQDKIVSLFYTVVFPMLNPMIYSLRNKDVKEALKKLLKMS from the coding sequence ATGGAGAAGTTTAACCACACTGTGACTGAATTCATCCTGGTTGGTTTCACCCAGGATCCTGTGATGCAGCTggtactttttttcctttttctcatggtGTACTCTGTAACAGTGGTGGGAAACATCACTCTTATGGTGTTAATCTGGACAGACTCCCGACTGCACACCCCCATGTATTTCTTTATTGGGAACCTGTCTTTTTTGGATCTCTGGTATTCCACTGTTTATACTCCCAAAATCATGGTGAATTGTGTGTCTGAGGATAAGAGCATCTCCTTTGCTGGGTGTGTGGCTCAATTCTTCTTCTCGGGTGGGCTGGCTTACAGTGAATGCTACTTGTTGGCTGCCATGGCATATGATCGCTATATGGCCATCTCCAAACCACTACTCTATGCTCAAGTCATGACTGGAGGGATCTGTGTGGGTCTTGTAGCAGCTTCATATCTTGGAGCTTTTGTTATCTGTGGCATCTTTACACACAAAACATTCACCATGACTTTCTGTGGGGATAATGTTATTAATGACTTCTTTTGTGATCTACCACCCCTGGTAAAGCTGGCATGTGATGTGAAGGCCAATTACcaaattttgctttattttgtgtTGGCTTCCAATGTCCTTACACCCATCGTGTTCATCTTGGCCTCTTATCTTTTTATCATTCTTGCCATCTTGAGGATTCGCTCCACTCAGGGTCAACTCAAAGCCTTCTCTACTTGTTCTTCCCACTTAATTTCTGTCACATTGTACTTTGGgtccattctttatatttattatcgTCCCAGTTCCAGCTATTCCCTGCAGCAGGATAAAattgtttccttattttacaCTGTGGTCTTCCCCATGTTGAATCCCATGATCTACAGCCTGAGGAACAAGGATGTGAAAGAAGCTCTGAAGAAACTTTTAAagatgtcttaa
- the LOC100618211 gene encoding olfactory receptor 1013-like, protein MEKFNHTVTEFILVGFTQDPVMQLVLFFLFLMVYSVTVVGNITLIVLIWTDSRLHTPMYFFIGNLSFLDLWYSTVYTPKIMVNCVSEDKSISFAGCVAQFLFSGGLAYSECYLLAAMAYDRYMAISKPLLYAQVMTGGICVGLVAASYLGAFVICGIFTHKTFTMTFCGDNVINDFFCDLPPLVKLACDVQANYHILLYFVLASNVLTPIVFILAFYLFIILAILRIRSTQGQLKAFSTCSSHLISVTLNFGSILYIYYHPSSSYSLQQDKIVSLFYTVVFPMLNPLIYSLRNKDVKEALKKLLKMS, encoded by the coding sequence ATGGAGAAGTTTAACCACACTGTGACTGAATTCATCCTGGTTGGTTTCACCCAGGATCCTGTGATGCAGCTGgtactctttttcctttttctcatggtGTACTCTGTAACAGTGGTGGGAAACATCACTCTGATAGTGCTAATCTGGACAGACTCCCGACTGCACACCCCCATGTATTTCTTTATTGGGAACCTGTCTTTTTTGGATCTCTGGTATTCCACTGTTTATACTCCCAAAATCATGGTGAATTGTGTGTCTGAGGACAAGAGCATCTCCTTTGCTGGGTGTGTGGCTCAATTTTTATTCTCAGGTGGGCTGGCTTACAGTGAATGCTACTTGTTGGCTGCCATGGCATATGACCGCTATATGGCCATCTCCAAACCACTACTCTATGCTCAAGTCATGACTGGAGGGATCTGTGTGGGTCTTGTAGCAGCTTCATATCTTGGAGCTTTTGTTATCTGTGGCATCTTTACACACAAAACATTCACCATGACTTTCTGTGGGGATAATGTTATTAATGACTTCTTTTGTGATCTACCACCCCTGGTAAAGCTGGCATGTGATGTGCAGGCCAATTACcacattttgctttattttgtgtTGGCTTCCAATGTCCTTACACCCATCGTGTTCATCTTGGCCTTTTATCTTTTCATCATTCTTGCCATCTTGAGGATTCGCTCCACTCAGGGTCAGCTCAAAGCCTTCTCTACTTGTTCTTCCCACTTAATTTCTGTCACATTGAACTTTGGgtccattctttatatttattatcatccTAGTTCCAGCTATTCCCTGCAGCAGGATAAAattgtttccttattttacaCTGTGGTCTTCCCCATGTTGAATCCCTTGATCTACAGCCTGAGGAACAAGGATGTGAAAGAAGCTCTGAAGAAACTTTTAAAGATGTCTTGA